A genomic window from Quercus lobata isolate SW786 chromosome 10, ValleyOak3.0 Primary Assembly, whole genome shotgun sequence includes:
- the LOC115962553 gene encoding protein NRT1/ PTR FAMILY 2.11-like isoform X1 translates to MEQGDMEKNDKAATTDEPQLNYRGIKAMPFVIGNETFEKLGTIGTSTNLLVYLTTVFNMNSITATLLINIFNGTTNFATILGAFLCDTYFGRYNTLGFASVASFLGMLVLCLTAAIAKLHPPHCGTKEIGNCPGPTPWQMAFLLSSLGLLVVGAGGIRPCNLAFGADQFNPNTESGKRGISSFFNWYYFTYTFAMMVSLTFIVYVQSNVSWAWGLAIPTFLMLLSCVLFFVGTRIYVILKPEGSPLASMVQVIVAAVKKRQLKLPEQPWHSLFKHIPPSTINSKVPYTDQFRFLDKAAIITPDDQVKSDGSAANPWRLCSIQQVEQVKCLMRVIPIWVAASIYYVVIVQQQTYVVFQALQFDRRLGNTKFTIPAASYIIFTMLALTIWIPVYDRIIIPILRRLTGKEDGITVLQKMGVGMVLAIITMLVSALVEERRRTLAITKPVGIDPRRGAISSLSGMWLIPQLSLVGLSEAFTLVGEVEFYYKQFPENMRSIGGSFLFVGLALSSYFSSFLVSVIHRTTSGAATGQWLPEDLNKGRLDYFYYLIAAIEVVNLGYFIICAKWYKYKGSDTSVHEVDMGKMQSEKEKPLV, encoded by the exons ATGGAGCAGGGAGATATGGAGAAGAATGACAAGGCCGCTACAACAGATGAGCCCCAGTTAAACTACAGAGGAATTAAAGCCATGCCATTTGTTATag GCAATGAGACTTTTGAGAAGCTAGGGACAATTGGCACCTCAACAAACCTATTGGTCTATCTCACTACCGTGTTCAACATGAACAGCATCACTGCTACACTTCTTATCAACATCTTCAATGGTACCACCAACTTTGCTACCATACTTGGAGCTTTCCTCTGTGATACTTACTTTGGTCGTTACAACACATTGGGTTTTGCCTCAGTCGCCTCTTTTTTG gGGATGCTTGTTCTGTGTTTAACAGCAGCGATTGCAAAACTGCATCCTCCCCACTGTGGAACTAAAGAGATAGGGAATTGCCCTGGACCAACACCATGGCAAATGGCATTTCTATTAAGCAGCCTGGGACTACTTGTTGTTGGGGCTGGTGGCATTAGACCGTGTAACTTGGCCTTTGGTGCTGACCAATTCAATCCCAACACTGAATCTGGAAAGAGGGGAATCAGCAGCTTCTTCAATTGGTACTACTTCACCTACACGTTTGCCATGATGGTATCTTTAACATTCATTGTATACGTGCAATCCAATGTGAGCTGGGCCTGGGGGTTGGCGATTCCTACTTTCCTTATGCTCTTGTCATGTGTACTCTTCTTTGTTGGTACACGAATTTATGTGATTCTAAAACCCGAGGGTAGTCCCTTGGCAAGCATGGTGCAGGTTATAGTGGCCGCAGTCAAGAAGAGGCAATTGAAGTTACCAGAGCAACCATGGCACTCCCTCTTTAAACATATTCCCCCAAGTACCATCAACTCCAAGGTTCCTTACACCGATCAATTCAG GTTTCTAGACAAAGCTGCAATCATAACCCCCGATGACCAAGTAAAATCTGACGGATCAGCAGCCAATCCATGGAGACTCTGCAGTATCCAGCAAGTGGAACAAGTAAAATGCTTGATGAGAGTGATTCCCATATGGGTTGCAGCCAGTATATACTATGTTGTCATAGTCCAACAACAAACATACGTAGTATTCCAAGCCCTCCAATTTGATAGACGCCTTGGCAATACCAAATTCACCATCCCTGCTGCCTCCTACATTATCTTCACCATGCTTGCCCTCACTATCTGGATACCTGTTTATGACCGTATCATAATCCCAATACTAAGAAGGCTCACAGGAAAAGAAGATGGCATCACAGTCCTGCAAAAGATGGGTGTTGGCATGGTTCTTGCTATTATCACCATGCTTGTGTCAGCACTTGTTGAAGAAAGGAGAAGAACTTTGGCTATAACTAAACCTGTGGGTATAGACCCAAGAAGAGGTGCAATCTCTTCCCTTTCTGGCATGTGGTTGATACCACAGCTATCACTAGTAGGACTTTCTGAAGCATTTACTCTCGTTGGTGAAGTTGAATTCTACTACAAGCAATTCCCAGAAAACATGAGAAGCATTGGCGGGTCTTTCTTATTTGTTGGTCTTGCTTTGTCCAGTTACTTTAGTAGTTTCTTGGTGTCAGTGATTCACAGGACTACTTCTGGAGCTGCAACTGGGCAATGGTTGCCTGAAGATCTTAACAAGGGGAGATTGGATTACTTCTATTACTTGATTGCTGCAATAGAGGTCGTAAATTTGGGTTACTTTATAATATGTGCAAAGTGGTACAAGTACAAAGGAAGCGACACCAGTGTTCATGAAGTTGACATGGGAAAAATGCAGtccgaaaaagaaaaacctcttGTTTGA
- the LOC115962553 gene encoding protein NRT1/ PTR FAMILY 2.11-like isoform X2, protein MEQGDMEKNDKAATTDEPQLNYRGIKAMPFVIGNETFEKLGTIGTSTNLLVYLTTVFNMNSITATLLINIFNGTTNFATILGAFLCDTYFGRYNTLGFASVASFLGMLVLCLTAAIAKLHPPHCGTKEIGNCPGPTPWQMAFLLSSLGLLVVGAGGIRPCNLAFGADQFNPNTESGKRGISSFFNCPLASMVQVIVAAVKKRQLKLPEQPWHSLFKHIPPSTINSKVPYTDQFRFLDKAAIITPDDQVKSDGSAANPWRLCSIQQVEQVKCLMRVIPIWVAASIYYVVIVQQQTYVVFQALQFDRRLGNTKFTIPAASYIIFTMLALTIWIPVYDRIIIPILRRLTGKEDGITVLQKMGVGMVLAIITMLVSALVEERRRTLAITKPVGIDPRRGAISSLSGMWLIPQLSLVGLSEAFTLVGEVEFYYKQFPENMRSIGGSFLFVGLALSSYFSSFLVSVIHRTTSGAATGQWLPEDLNKGRLDYFYYLIAAIEVVNLGYFIICAKWYKYKGSDTSVHEVDMGKMQSEKEKPLV, encoded by the exons ATGGAGCAGGGAGATATGGAGAAGAATGACAAGGCCGCTACAACAGATGAGCCCCAGTTAAACTACAGAGGAATTAAAGCCATGCCATTTGTTATag GCAATGAGACTTTTGAGAAGCTAGGGACAATTGGCACCTCAACAAACCTATTGGTCTATCTCACTACCGTGTTCAACATGAACAGCATCACTGCTACACTTCTTATCAACATCTTCAATGGTACCACCAACTTTGCTACCATACTTGGAGCTTTCCTCTGTGATACTTACTTTGGTCGTTACAACACATTGGGTTTTGCCTCAGTCGCCTCTTTTTTG gGGATGCTTGTTCTGTGTTTAACAGCAGCGATTGCAAAACTGCATCCTCCCCACTGTGGAACTAAAGAGATAGGGAATTGCCCTGGACCAACACCATGGCAAATGGCATTTCTATTAAGCAGCCTGGGACTACTTGTTGTTGGGGCTGGTGGCATTAGACCGTGTAACTTGGCCTTTGGTGCTGACCAATTCAATCCCAACACTGAATCTGGAAAGAGGGGAATCAGCAGCTTCTTCAATTG TCCCTTGGCAAGCATGGTGCAGGTTATAGTGGCCGCAGTCAAGAAGAGGCAATTGAAGTTACCAGAGCAACCATGGCACTCCCTCTTTAAACATATTCCCCCAAGTACCATCAACTCCAAGGTTCCTTACACCGATCAATTCAG GTTTCTAGACAAAGCTGCAATCATAACCCCCGATGACCAAGTAAAATCTGACGGATCAGCAGCCAATCCATGGAGACTCTGCAGTATCCAGCAAGTGGAACAAGTAAAATGCTTGATGAGAGTGATTCCCATATGGGTTGCAGCCAGTATATACTATGTTGTCATAGTCCAACAACAAACATACGTAGTATTCCAAGCCCTCCAATTTGATAGACGCCTTGGCAATACCAAATTCACCATCCCTGCTGCCTCCTACATTATCTTCACCATGCTTGCCCTCACTATCTGGATACCTGTTTATGACCGTATCATAATCCCAATACTAAGAAGGCTCACAGGAAAAGAAGATGGCATCACAGTCCTGCAAAAGATGGGTGTTGGCATGGTTCTTGCTATTATCACCATGCTTGTGTCAGCACTTGTTGAAGAAAGGAGAAGAACTTTGGCTATAACTAAACCTGTGGGTATAGACCCAAGAAGAGGTGCAATCTCTTCCCTTTCTGGCATGTGGTTGATACCACAGCTATCACTAGTAGGACTTTCTGAAGCATTTACTCTCGTTGGTGAAGTTGAATTCTACTACAAGCAATTCCCAGAAAACATGAGAAGCATTGGCGGGTCTTTCTTATTTGTTGGTCTTGCTTTGTCCAGTTACTTTAGTAGTTTCTTGGTGTCAGTGATTCACAGGACTACTTCTGGAGCTGCAACTGGGCAATGGTTGCCTGAAGATCTTAACAAGGGGAGATTGGATTACTTCTATTACTTGATTGCTGCAATAGAGGTCGTAAATTTGGGTTACTTTATAATATGTGCAAAGTGGTACAAGTACAAAGGAAGCGACACCAGTGTTCATGAAGTTGACATGGGAAAAATGCAGtccgaaaaagaaaaacctcttGTTTGA